From one Lotus japonicus ecotype B-129 chromosome 3, LjGifu_v1.2 genomic stretch:
- the LOC130747615 gene encoding uncharacterized protein LOC130747615, which produces MGGVSKNSCSSSGSQVSKRRFIYCDCGVRSPLLTSWTDENYGRKFFGCGLYEVYGKKCCDFFQWFDDDDSIGKDHVIARLVKRIEEMKNKNEEFIHKNEELKHKLEEMKKKQSVMLFFLVVSLLLLILLVTAYVTK; this is translated from the exons ATGGGTGGGGTGAGTAAAAATTCATGCTCTTCATCTGGTTCCCAGGTGTCAAAAAGAAGGTTCATATACTGTGATTGTGGAGTTCGATCTCCACTCCTCACGTCATGGACAGATGAGAACTATGGAAGGAAGTTCTTTGGTTGTGGACTCTATGAG GTCTATGGGAAGAAATGTTGTGATTTTTTCCAATggtttgatgatgatgatagcatTGGAAAGGATCATGTGATTGCTCGACTAGTTAAGAGGATTGAAGAAATGAAGAATAAGAATGAAGAGTTTATCCATAAGAATGAAGAATTGAAGCACAAGcttgaagaaatgaagaagaaacagAGTGTGATGTTGTTTTTCTTGGTTGTTAGTTTGCTTCTTCTCATTTTGTTGGTGACTGCCTATGTAACTAAATAG
- the LOC130747614 gene encoding glycine-rich protein 2-like, whose translation MSGSRVNGKVKWFNDQKGFGFITPDDGGDDLFVHQSEIKSEGFRCLGEGEDVEFIVASDPDGRAKAIEVTGPNGQAVQGTRRGGGAGGGGRGGGGYGGGGYGGGGYGGGGRGGGGYGGGGGYGGSGGYGGGGGYGGGGRGGGRGGGGGGACYNCGEEGHLARDCGSGGGGGGGRYGGGGGGGGGGGGSCYSCGESGHFARDCPSSTR comes from the coding sequence ATGAGCGGTTCAAGGGTGAATGGGAAGGTGAAGTGGTTCAATGACCAGAAGGGTTTCGGATTCATCACCCCTGACGATGGCGGTGACGATCTCTTCGTTCACCAATCGGAGATCAAATCCGAGGGTTTCCGATGCCTCGGTGAAGGAGAGGACGTCGAGTTCATCGTTGCTTCCGATCCCGATGGCCGCGCCAAGGCTATTGAGGTGACTGGCCCTAACGGCCAAGCTGTGCAAGGAACTCGCCGCGGAGGCGGTGCTGGTGGCGGTGGACGCGGAGGAGGCGGTTATGGTGGAGGCGGATATGGCGGAGGCGGTTACGGTGGGGGAGGACGCGGAGGTGGCGGATATGGAGGAGGAGGCGGATACGGTGGAAGCGGTGGttatggtggtggcggtggatacGGTGGCGGTGGACGAGGAGGTGGTCGCggaggcggcggtggtggtgcttgCTACAACTGTGGCGAGGAGGGACATCTGGCTAGGGACTGCGGCAGCGGAGGAGGCGGCGGTGGAGGCAGGTACGGAGGCGGTGGCGGCggaggcggtggtggcggtggaagCTGCTACAGCTGCGGTGAATCTGGACATTTCGCAAGGGACTGTCCTTCCAGCACCCGTTGA